A part of Arthrobacter dokdonellae genomic DNA contains:
- a CDS encoding UPF0182 family membrane protein, with protein sequence MTSRPAASPHNSARPRRRSALLPTIIVVVALVIALVIFAGLYTDMLWFNQLGYSTVFWREKLAKLLIFAVGFLIMGAGVYASIRVAYRARPIYAPDNQRDDNLNRYQAQLEPVRRVVMVGVPVVFGLFAGTAAMAQWDKVMLFLYQVPFGEKDPQFGLDISFYTNTLPFLGFITGLLISVTVISFIAGLLTHYLYGAVRLAEHGIFTSRSAQIHMAVLAAVFLVLLGINFWLDTYGTLQNNGGYRAGAMFTDVNAVIPTKAILAVAAVIVAVLFIVAAFLGRWKLPLIGTGMLVITAIVAGGIYPWAIQQLEVKPSEGTVEAPYIARNIDFTRQAYGLSDMAVTPYNATTTATAGALRQDASTVASIRLLDPNLISSTFAQLQQYRPYYEFPKTLNVDRYTIDGKVQDAVIAVRELNPNGINPGQQSWYNQHLVYTHGYGVVAAYGNTVTSDGKPVFMQSGVPSTGVLGTDTSYQPRIYFGQSTTDYSIVGGPKGATPVELDRPQGNTPASKDSADTSGETMTTFAGSGGPSLGNWFNRLMYAMKFQSSDLLLTNGVNSQSQILYDRTPAERVAKVAPYLTLDGNPYPAIVDGRVKWIVDGYTTSSAYPYSQQQQLQDATTDSLTTTGGVAPLPAASVNYIRNSVKATVDAYDGSVQLYAWDTQDPILKSWEKVFPTTVKPYSDMSGDLMSHVRYPEDLFKVQRELLGRYHVTDAGKFYANQEAWSVPDDPTTAAVDKQPPYYLSLQMPGQTKTAFSLTTDFIPQQVQGTESRNILYGFMAANGDAGSVKGVKSPDYGKLQLLELPVDTQVPGPGQVQNTFQSDPTVSEQLNVLKLGQSDVINGNLLTLPMGGGLLYVQPVYVKSTGSTSYPTLQRVLVAFGNKIGYAATLNDALDQLFGGNSGASAGDANVQKSPGSAGSSTGGAVSNNPALAKALNDASQAMKDSQTALTKGDFAAYGTAQKALQAAINAAIAAEGAGTKAATPAPKATATAPPSAKP encoded by the coding sequence GTGACATCCCGCCCAGCCGCTTCGCCGCACAACTCCGCCCGGCCCAGGCGCCGCAGCGCCCTTCTGCCCACCATCATCGTCGTGGTGGCACTGGTCATCGCCCTGGTAATTTTTGCCGGCCTCTACACGGACATGCTCTGGTTCAACCAGCTCGGCTACTCCACCGTCTTCTGGCGCGAAAAGCTCGCGAAACTGTTGATCTTCGCCGTGGGCTTCCTGATCATGGGTGCCGGGGTCTACGCCTCCATCAGGGTGGCCTACCGAGCCCGGCCCATCTACGCCCCCGACAACCAGCGCGATGACAACCTCAACCGCTACCAGGCACAGCTGGAACCTGTCCGGCGCGTGGTCATGGTGGGCGTTCCCGTGGTCTTCGGGCTGTTTGCCGGCACCGCGGCCATGGCCCAGTGGGACAAGGTGATGCTGTTCCTGTACCAGGTGCCCTTTGGCGAGAAGGATCCCCAGTTTGGGCTGGACATCAGCTTCTACACCAACACGCTGCCGTTCCTCGGCTTCATCACCGGCCTGCTGATCAGCGTCACGGTGATCTCCTTCATCGCCGGCCTGCTCACCCACTACCTGTACGGCGCCGTCCGCCTGGCCGAGCATGGGATCTTCACCTCCCGCAGCGCCCAGATCCACATGGCAGTGCTGGCAGCGGTGTTCCTGGTGCTGCTGGGCATCAACTTCTGGCTGGACACCTACGGCACGCTGCAAAACAACGGCGGCTACCGCGCCGGCGCCATGTTCACCGACGTCAACGCCGTGATCCCCACGAAGGCCATCCTGGCCGTGGCCGCCGTGATCGTGGCGGTCCTGTTCATTGTGGCCGCCTTCCTGGGCCGGTGGAAGCTGCCCCTCATCGGCACCGGCATGCTGGTCATCACCGCGATTGTGGCTGGCGGCATCTACCCGTGGGCCATCCAGCAGTTGGAAGTCAAGCCCTCTGAAGGCACTGTGGAGGCGCCGTACATTGCACGCAACATTGACTTCACCCGGCAGGCCTACGGGCTCTCCGATATGGCGGTCACCCCGTACAACGCCACGACGACGGCGACAGCCGGGGCCCTGCGCCAGGACGCGTCCACGGTGGCCAGCATCCGCCTGCTGGACCCCAACCTGATCTCCTCCACTTTTGCGCAGCTGCAGCAGTACCGCCCCTACTACGAGTTCCCCAAGACCCTCAATGTCGACCGTTACACGATTGACGGCAAGGTCCAGGACGCCGTGATTGCGGTACGTGAGCTGAACCCGAACGGCATCAACCCGGGCCAGCAAAGCTGGTACAACCAGCACCTGGTGTACACGCACGGCTACGGGGTGGTGGCAGCCTACGGCAACACCGTCACCTCGGACGGCAAGCCCGTGTTCATGCAGTCCGGCGTCCCGTCCACGGGCGTGCTGGGCACCGACACCAGCTACCAGCCGCGCATCTACTTCGGCCAGTCGACGACGGACTACTCCATTGTCGGAGGGCCCAAGGGCGCCACCCCGGTGGAGCTGGACCGGCCGCAGGGGAACACCCCCGCGTCGAAGGACAGTGCGGACACCTCCGGGGAGACCATGACCACGTTCGCCGGCAGCGGCGGCCCGTCGCTGGGCAACTGGTTCAACCGGCTGATGTACGCCATGAAGTTTCAGTCCTCGGACCTGCTGCTCACCAACGGCGTCAACAGCCAGTCCCAGATCCTCTACGACCGCACACCGGCGGAGCGCGTCGCCAAGGTGGCGCCGTACCTGACCTTGGACGGCAACCCGTACCCCGCCATTGTGGACGGCAGGGTCAAGTGGATTGTGGACGGTTACACCACCAGCTCCGCCTACCCGTACTCCCAGCAGCAGCAACTCCAGGACGCCACCACGGACTCCCTGACAACTACGGGCGGGGTGGCGCCGCTGCCTGCCGCGTCGGTCAACTACATCCGCAACTCCGTCAAGGCCACCGTCGACGCCTATGACGGATCCGTGCAGCTGTATGCCTGGGACACGCAGGACCCCATCCTGAAGTCGTGGGAGAAGGTCTTTCCCACCACGGTCAAGCCGTACTCGGACATGTCCGGGGACCTGATGTCGCACGTGCGCTACCCCGAAGACCTGTTCAAGGTCCAGCGCGAGCTCCTGGGCCGCTACCACGTGACGGATGCGGGCAAGTTCTACGCCAACCAGGAAGCGTGGAGCGTCCCGGACGACCCCACCACCGCGGCCGTTGACAAGCAGCCGCCGTATTACCTGTCGCTGCAAATGCCGGGACAGACCAAGACGGCGTTCTCCCTGACCACGGACTTCATCCCGCAGCAGGTCCAGGGCACCGAATCCCGCAACATCCTCTACGGCTTCATGGCCGCCAACGGCGACGCCGGCAGCGTCAAGGGCGTCAAGAGCCCCGACTACGGGAAGCTGCAGCTCCTGGAGCTGCCTGTGGACACGCAGGTGCCCGGCCCCGGCCAGGTGCAAAACACCTTCCAGTCGGACCCCACGGTGTCTGAGCAGCTGAACGTGCTGAAGCTGGGCCAATCCGACGTCATCAACGGCAACCTGCTCACGCTCCCCATGGGCGGCGGGCTGCTGTACGTCCAGCCGGTCTACGTCAAGTCCACGGGCTCGACGTCGTATCCCACGCTCCAGCGAGTGCTGGTCGCCTTCGGCAACAAGATCGGCTACGCGGCCACGCTCAACGACGCGCTGGACCAGCTCTTTGGCGGCAACTCCGGGGCCTCAGCAGGCGACGCCAACGTCCAGAAGTCTCCCGGATCGGCCGGCAGCTCAACGGGAGGCGCCGTCAGCAACAACCCTGCCCTTGCGAAGGCACTGAATGATGCCAGCCAGGCCATGAAGGACAGCCAGACGGCACTGACCAAGGGTGATTTCGCCGCGTACGGCACGGCACAGAAGGCGCTGCAGGCGGCCATCAACGCAGCCATTGCGGCGGAAGGCGCCGGGACAAAGGCGGCCACGCCGGCACCCAAGGCTACAGCGACGGCGCCGCCGTCGGCCAAGCCGTAG
- a CDS encoding YlbL family protein, translated as MSQENQDAALAPVAKRVRRDGRASAMVVSGVVAAVLAVAAMAIPVPYVVESPGPAINTIGSVGGQPVISVTGHNSFPAQSGTLDLTTVHMIGGLPDSEINIFQALQGWLTPSDSIYPAELIYPPGTSQEAVNSENSAAMTGSQENATAAAFKALGINYQTVLAIASVPSDGASAGILKPDDVLLTIDGKPITGLPAIQKVLADGKGAPVEVTVQRAGADKSVQITPRAGTDGKYLLGISLQNKFTFPFKVDITLSNIGGPSAGMMFALGIMDTLTKGDLTGGKHFAGTGTIDPGGDVGAIGGIAQKMVGARNNGADYFLAPAANCGDVVGHVPNGLHVVKVATLKEAYAAVTAIGTGKDSSTLPTCK; from the coding sequence TTGAGCCAGGAAAACCAGGACGCAGCGCTGGCGCCGGTGGCGAAGAGGGTGCGCCGGGACGGGCGGGCGTCCGCCATGGTGGTCTCCGGCGTCGTTGCCGCCGTGCTGGCCGTCGCCGCCATGGCCATCCCCGTCCCCTACGTCGTGGAATCCCCGGGACCGGCCATCAACACCATCGGCAGCGTGGGCGGGCAGCCGGTCATCAGCGTCACTGGCCACAACAGCTTCCCTGCCCAGTCCGGCACCCTCGACCTGACCACGGTCCACATGATCGGTGGGCTCCCGGACAGCGAAATCAACATTTTCCAGGCCCTGCAGGGTTGGCTGACGCCGTCGGACTCCATCTACCCTGCGGAACTCATCTACCCTCCGGGCACCAGCCAGGAAGCGGTCAACAGCGAAAATTCCGCGGCCATGACCGGTTCGCAGGAAAACGCGACGGCGGCCGCCTTCAAGGCCCTCGGCATCAACTATCAAACCGTGCTGGCCATTGCCTCGGTGCCCTCCGACGGCGCCTCCGCCGGCATTCTCAAGCCCGACGACGTGCTGCTCACCATTGACGGAAAGCCCATCACTGGACTTCCCGCCATCCAGAAGGTCCTGGCTGACGGCAAGGGCGCGCCCGTGGAGGTGACCGTCCAGCGCGCCGGCGCGGACAAGAGCGTCCAGATCACGCCGCGTGCCGGCACGGACGGCAAATACCTTCTGGGGATCTCCCTGCAGAACAAGTTCACCTTCCCGTTCAAGGTGGACATCACGCTGAGCAACATCGGCGGGCCCAGCGCCGGCATGATGTTTGCGCTGGGCATCATGGACACGTTGACCAAGGGCGACCTGACCGGCGGGAAGCACTTTGCGGGCACCGGGACCATTGATCCGGGCGGCGACGTGGGCGCCATCGGTGGCATCGCACAGAAGATGGTGGGGGCCCGGAACAACGGCGCCGACTACTTCCTGGCGCCGGCCGCGAACTGCGGGGACGTCGTCGGACACGTCCCCAACGGGCTTCACGTGGTCAAAGTCGCTACGCTGAAGGAAGCCTACGCCGCCGTGACCGCCATTGGGACCGGCAAGGACAGTTCCACGCTGCCCACGTGTAAGTAA